The following are from one region of the Ochotona princeps isolate mOchPri1 chromosome 4, mOchPri1.hap1, whole genome shotgun sequence genome:
- the YPEL4 gene encoding protein yippee-like 4: MPSCDPGPAPACLPTKTFRSYLPRCHRTYSCVHCRAHLAKHDELISKSFQGSHGRAYLFNSVVNVGCGPAEQRLLLTGLHSVADIFCESCKTTLGWKYEQAFETSQKYKEGKYIIEMSHMVKDNGWD; the protein is encoded by the exons ATGCCCAGCTgcgaccctggcccagcccccgccTGCCTCCCCACCAAAACCTTCCGCAGCTACCTGCCCCGCTGTCACCGGACGTACAGCTGTGTCCACTGCCGCGCGCACCTGGCCAAACACGATGAGCTTATCTCCAAG TCCTTCCAGGGGAGCCATGGCCGAGCCTACCTGTTTAATTCTGT GGTCAACGTGGGGTGTGGGCCAGCCGAACAGCGCCTTCTGCTCACGGGGCTCCACTCAGTAGCAGACATTTTCTGCGAGAGCTGTAAGACCACGCTGGGCTGGAAATAT GAACAAGCTTTTGAGACGAGCCAGAAGTACAAAGAGGGGAAGTACATCATCGAAATGTCGCACATGGTAAAGGACAACGGCTGGGACTGA